A portion of the Equus quagga isolate Etosha38 chromosome 17, UCLA_HA_Equagga_1.0, whole genome shotgun sequence genome contains these proteins:
- the FADD gene encoding FAS-associated death domain protein: MDPFLVLLHSVSAGLSSSELTELKFLCQGRVGKRKLERVQSGLDLFSVLLEQNELDPEHTVLLRELLASLRRHDLLRRLDDYEAGAAGGASPEEQDLRAAFDIICDNVGKDWKRLARRLKVSDAKIDAIEEKYPRNLTEQLRESLRVWRNANREDAAVAHLVGALRACRMNLVADLIEEDQQARGLRDQDENAGSTVSMMSWGSDAPTSGAQ, from the exons ATGGATCCGTTCCTGGTGCTGCTGCACTCGGTGTCGGCCGGCCTGTCGAGCAGTGAGTTGACCGAGCTCAAGTTCCTGTGCCAGGGCCGCGTGGGCAAGAGGAAGCTCGAGCGGGTGCAGAGCGGCTTGGACCTCTTCTCCGTGCTGCTCGAGCAGAACGAGCTGGACCCCGAGCACACGGTGCTGCTGCGCGAGCTGCTCGCCTCCCTGCGGCGCCACGACCTGCTGCGCCGCCTGGACGACTACGAggcgggggcggcgggcggggcctCGCCGGAGGAGCAAG ACCTGCGGGCAGCGTTTGACATCATCTGTGACAACGTGGGGAAGGACTGGAAAAGGCTGGCTCGTCGGCTGAAAGTGTCTGACGCCAAGATCGACGCCATCGAGGAGAAGTACCCTCGGAACCTGACGGAACAGCTGCGGGAGTCGCTGAGAGTCTGGAGGAACGCCAACAGGGAGGACGCCGCCGTGGCCCACCTGGTGGGGGCGCTCAGGGCCTGCCGGATGAACCTGGTGGCGGACCTCATCGAGGAGGATCAGCAGGCCCGGGGCCTCCGGGACCAGGACGAGAATGCTGGCAGCACCGTGTCCATGATGTCATGGGGCTCAGACGCACCCACCTCAGGAGCCCAATGA